One part of the Caldicoprobacter guelmensis genome encodes these proteins:
- the glgB gene encoding 1,4-alpha-glucan branching protein GlgB, with the protein METSFFGITDYQLYLFNEGTNYHSYKMLGAHLIKINGVEGTRFAVWAPNARRVSVVGDFNCWDGRVHIMNRLGDSGVWTLFIPGVKEFDLYKYEIENYYGQVVLKADPYAFYSEVRPGTASIVYDLNKYEWRDDEWLQERTNTPIYDKPLLIYEVHLGSWRRKEGNRFLSYRELAAELIPYVKDMGYTHIELLPVAEHPYDGSWGYQTTGYYSVTSRYGTPEDFMFFIDECHLAGIGVILDWVPAHFPKDEHGLRRFDGTALYEHEDPRRGEHPHWGTLIFNYGRNEVRSFLISNAIFWFDVYHVDGLRVDAVASMLYLDYGKSWGEWLPNRYGGKENLEAIEFMRRMNEVVFQYFPNVLMIAEESTAWPMVTRPVYLGGLGFNYKWNMGWMNDMLRYMSLDPVYRKWHHENLTFSMMYAFSENFILPLSHDEVVHGKRSLLDKMPGDYWQKFANLRLLYAYMMAHPGKKLLFMGGEFGQFAEWNFDAGLDWHLLEYEMHRKLHYYVKMLNHFYLDNRALWECDHGWEGFCWIDHRDYSQSIIAFLRKSKGQDECLIVVCNFTPVVRYGYRIGVPWPGGYEEVFNSDDPVYGGSGQGNIGIIVAEGIPWHGFEQSISITVPPLAAVFLKRNKRRLGDC; encoded by the coding sequence ATGGAAACAAGTTTTTTTGGCATTACTGATTACCAGCTGTATTTATTTAATGAAGGGACTAATTACCATAGCTACAAGATGCTGGGGGCCCATCTTATAAAAATTAACGGCGTTGAAGGCACTCGTTTTGCTGTATGGGCACCCAATGCCCGAAGAGTCAGCGTGGTGGGGGATTTTAACTGTTGGGATGGAAGGGTTCACATAATGAACAGGTTGGGGGATTCTGGGGTGTGGACACTTTTTATTCCGGGAGTTAAGGAATTTGATCTCTACAAATATGAGATAGAGAATTATTATGGGCAAGTTGTCCTGAAGGCTGACCCCTACGCCTTTTACAGTGAAGTTAGGCCGGGTACCGCTTCAATAGTGTATGATTTGAACAAATATGAGTGGCGAGATGATGAGTGGTTGCAAGAAAGGACCAATACGCCCATATACGATAAGCCGCTGTTAATTTATGAGGTGCATCTGGGGTCATGGCGTCGAAAAGAGGGGAATAGATTTTTAAGCTACAGGGAATTGGCCGCAGAGCTTATCCCTTATGTGAAGGATATGGGGTATACCCATATAGAGCTCTTACCGGTCGCAGAACACCCATATGATGGGTCGTGGGGCTATCAAACCACAGGATATTACTCGGTCACTTCACGCTATGGTACGCCAGAGGATTTCATGTTTTTTATAGACGAGTGCCACCTAGCTGGTATAGGGGTAATATTGGACTGGGTACCGGCTCATTTTCCTAAAGATGAGCATGGATTGAGGCGTTTTGATGGTACAGCGCTTTATGAGCATGAGGACCCTCGACGCGGGGAACACCCCCATTGGGGCACTTTAATATTCAACTACGGGCGTAATGAGGTGAGGAGCTTCCTTATATCCAATGCCATATTCTGGTTTGACGTGTACCACGTGGATGGGCTTCGTGTGGATGCCGTGGCCTCAATGCTTTATCTTGATTATGGGAAGTCTTGGGGGGAATGGCTCCCAAACAGATATGGCGGCAAGGAGAATTTAGAGGCCATTGAGTTTATGAGGAGAATGAACGAAGTGGTGTTTCAATACTTTCCCAATGTGCTCATGATTGCTGAAGAGTCAACTGCTTGGCCCATGGTCACTCGCCCTGTGTACCTGGGAGGCCTGGGATTTAACTATAAATGGAATATGGGATGGATGAACGATATGCTGCGCTATATGTCACTGGATCCGGTGTATAGGAAGTGGCACCATGAAAACCTTACCTTTTCCATGATGTACGCCTTTTCAGAAAACTTCATCCTCCCCCTATCACATGACGAGGTGGTACACGGCAAGCGCTCGCTTTTGGATAAAATGCCGGGAGATTATTGGCAAAAATTTGCCAACCTTAGGCTGCTGTACGCGTATATGATGGCCCATCCGGGTAAAAAGCTTTTATTCATGGGGGGGGAATTTGGCCAGTTTGCCGAGTGGAATTTTGACGCCGGCCTGGATTGGCATCTCCTTGAATATGAAATGCACAGAAAACTGCATTACTATGTCAAAATGCTTAACCATTTTTATCTTGATAACAGGGCTCTGTGGGAGTGTGACCATGGCTGGGAAGGCTTTTGTTGGATTGACCATCGAGATTACAGTCAGAGCATAATAGCCTTCTTACGGAAATCAAAAGGGCAGGATGAATGCCTGATTGTGGTTTGCAATTTCACGCCCGTGGTCCGCTATGGTTACAGAATAGGGGTTCCTTGGCCAGGAGGGTATGAGGAGGTTTTTAACAGCGATGACCCGGTATATGGTGGTTCTGGACAAGGCAATATTGGCATCATTGTGGCGGAAGGTATACCATGGCATGGATTTGAGCAATCCATCAGCATCACGGTACCGCCCCTTGCAGCAGTGTTTTTAAAGCGTAATAAAAGGAGGCTAGGGGATTGCTGA
- a CDS encoding TIGR03936 family radical SAM-associated protein, producing MRMVVKYAKRDRVKYISHLDLMRTLHRALRRAGIPVAFSQGYNPQPKVAFGPPLPVGMTSEGEYMDIVLDLEMNPKEFCHRMNSVLPQGITVLDAVAIDKSFPSLMSVIERALYHISIKTPVQSIEEALKDFLSQPVINITKSGKKGERTVNIRPMIHRLETVSQGKEVVVMEAVLSAGSKESLNAEQMVCCFLEFIGMEDDSHCFANIHRLEMFLYKDNAWITPLELGRG from the coding sequence ATGAGGATGGTGGTAAAGTATGCCAAACGGGACAGGGTTAAATACATATCCCATTTAGACCTCATGAGAACCCTGCACCGCGCCTTAAGGCGGGCCGGTATACCTGTGGCGTTTTCGCAGGGCTATAACCCCCAGCCTAAGGTGGCATTTGGGCCTCCATTGCCAGTCGGAATGACCAGTGAAGGTGAATACATGGATATAGTTTTGGACTTGGAGATGAATCCCAAAGAATTTTGCCATAGGATGAACAGCGTACTTCCTCAGGGTATAACTGTGCTGGATGCGGTGGCAATTGACAAATCCTTTCCTTCGCTTATGAGCGTTATTGAAAGGGCGCTATATCATATAAGCATTAAAACTCCGGTTCAATCTATTGAAGAGGCATTAAAAGACTTTTTATCTCAGCCAGTGATAAATATTACAAAGAGCGGAAAAAAAGGTGAGAGGACAGTAAACATCAGGCCTATGATACACCGGCTGGAAACAGTGAGCCAGGGAAAAGAAGTGGTGGTCATGGAAGCTGTGTTGAGCGCTGGCAGTAAAGAATCTTTAAACGCTGAGCAGATGGTGTGCTGTTTTCTGGAGTTCATCGGCATGGAAGATGATTCCCATTGTTTTGCAAATATCCATAGGCTGGAGATGTTTTTGTATAAGGATAATGCATGGATAACACCATTGGAGCTGGGAAGAGGATGA
- a CDS encoding RecQ family ATP-dependent DNA helicase, giving the protein MSQSEILREYLQQYFGHDDFRLGQRQVVESILQGENVLAVFPTGSGKSLCYQLPAIMLPGITLVISPLISLMKDQVDQLSQRGIPSTFISSILSEEELLKRMHDLRQGKYKVIYIAPERFYSEGFIDALKGLHVSFVAVDEAHCISQWGHSFRPAYLRIKDLIEQVGSPIVGAFTATANRRVQEDIVRLLGLKEYRLFVSGFDRPNLEFRIEMPRDKQEFVLKFVKKNLGKPGIIYAATRKTVEDLYSLLINRGIPAGMYHAGLSSQDRVIAQDDFTRGKTTVMVATNAFGMGIDKSDIRYIIHYNMPRSLEHYYQEVGRAGRDGKLASCILLYSEEDYHLNRALININYPSVALVESVYNRVLEAGDKGIALDVLLKGNISKQILHSAVRKLIEYNYVKLKSGVIYPFLSGRKFELTQEEIDQHKKVELEKLDKMVEYCLSKRCLRCNILEYFNEEPTFTKCGSCSVCGLAADGTKRKFIDDLLKGILNVNAQTHVSNTEETGEADAALLDVLKRVRERIAQKTGVPRQAVFDDSTLERMAALKPVTRKQLFKIDAGIEQRKVELFADEFLLEIHRYLRKKTIV; this is encoded by the coding sequence ATGAGCCAGTCAGAAATTTTGCGCGAATATTTGCAACAATACTTTGGACATGATGATTTCCGTCTCGGCCAGCGGCAGGTAGTGGAAAGCATCCTGCAAGGGGAAAATGTGCTTGCAGTCTTTCCGACCGGAAGCGGTAAGTCGTTGTGCTACCAGCTCCCTGCCATTATGCTTCCTGGCATAACGCTGGTCATATCCCCTCTTATATCTTTAATGAAGGACCAGGTTGACCAACTGAGCCAGAGAGGGATTCCTTCGACTTTTATAAGCAGCATTCTTTCAGAAGAAGAGCTTTTGAAGCGCATGCATGATTTAAGGCAGGGAAAGTATAAGGTCATATATATTGCCCCTGAACGTTTTTATTCAGAAGGGTTTATTGATGCCTTAAAGGGCTTGCATGTATCGTTTGTGGCGGTTGATGAGGCTCACTGCATATCCCAGTGGGGGCACAGTTTCCGTCCTGCTTATTTGAGGATTAAAGACTTAATAGAGCAGGTGGGCAGCCCAATAGTAGGTGCTTTTACGGCTACTGCCAACCGAAGGGTGCAAGAGGATATAGTGCGGCTTCTCGGTTTAAAGGAGTATAGACTGTTTGTCAGCGGTTTTGACAGGCCCAATTTGGAGTTTAGGATAGAGATGCCACGAGATAAGCAGGAGTTTGTGCTCAAGTTCGTTAAGAAGAATTTAGGAAAACCAGGTATAATTTATGCCGCCACTAGGAAGACGGTTGAGGACCTCTACAGTTTGCTCATAAACAGAGGTATACCCGCCGGGATGTATCATGCGGGCCTGAGCAGTCAGGACAGAGTTATAGCACAGGATGACTTTACCCGGGGTAAAACCACCGTGATGGTGGCTACCAATGCTTTTGGTATGGGCATAGACAAGAGCGATATTAGATATATAATCCATTACAACATGCCCAGGTCTTTGGAACATTACTATCAGGAAGTGGGACGGGCCGGAAGGGATGGTAAGTTGGCCTCCTGTATACTCTTGTATTCGGAAGAAGATTATCATCTCAACCGGGCTCTTATAAATATAAATTATCCTTCTGTGGCCTTGGTAGAGAGCGTATACAACAGAGTGCTTGAGGCGGGCGACAAAGGAATCGCCCTTGACGTGCTCCTTAAAGGCAATATATCAAAGCAAATTCTGCACAGCGCTGTGCGGAAGCTTATTGAGTATAACTACGTGAAGCTGAAAAGCGGTGTTATATATCCATTTTTAAGTGGCAGGAAGTTTGAGCTTACCCAGGAAGAGATAGACCAGCACAAGAAGGTGGAATTAGAGAAACTGGATAAAATGGTGGAGTACTGCCTGAGCAAAAGGTGCTTGCGGTGTAATATTCTTGAGTATTTTAACGAGGAGCCCACATTTACTAAATGTGGAAGCTGCAGCGTATGCGGTTTAGCCGCTGATGGGACAAAGAGGAAGTTTATAGATGATTTGCTTAAAGGGATACTAAATGTTAATGCCCAAACGCATGTTTCTAACACTGAGGAGACTGGGGAGGCGGACGCAGCGCTGCTGGATGTATTGAAACGGGTGAGGGAGAGGATTGCCCAAAAAACTGGGGTGCCTCGCCAGGCAGTCTTTGACGACAGCACCCTTGAACGGATGGCGGCCCTCAAACCTGTCACCAGAAAACAGCTGTTCAAAATTGATGCCGGGATAGAGCAACGCAAGGTTGAACTGTTTGCCGATGAATTCCTGCTGGAGATACACCGATATCTCCGTAAAAAGACCATTGTGTGA
- a CDS encoding glycoside hydrolase family 13 protein, with translation MEYLWIYHDSHDIAYRQPFGAVTCEETVTLRLKVCTQHEVESVVLRLWQDGVGERRIPMWLMWKHEGQYVYEVELRSPEVPGLLWYYFIVETNRSLYYYGCKSDGLGGVGHITDYPPSSYQITVYKKGFKAPDWFKDSVVYQIFVDRFYNGSEDGRHLVNRSDYIIHQNWYELPHYKPDPVSGKMLCNDFFGGNLLGVIKKLPYLKDLGVSALYLNPIFEAYSNHKYDVGNYKKIDPMFGDEDTFLALCQKAKDLGIYIILDGVFSHTGSDSIYFNKNGRYPTLGAYQSKDSPYYPWYRFIRHPDVYECWWGIDTLPNVNEMEPSYLNYIIYDEDAVAKYWLKKGAKGWRLDVVDELPDEFLKEFRKAVKEVDQEAVIIGEVWEDASRKVSYDKRREYLLGEELDSVTNYPFRDMVIRFFLGEWDAAYFNRAIMSLYENYPLESFYSLLNLVGSHDVPRIKTILGEAPPQHTLSRDEQAHYVLTDEQERLAIQRLKLVSLLQMTFPGVPCIYYGDEVGLSGYSDPFNRRTYPWGREDKELLEWYRKIIVLRNSMDALRTGEFIPVYCEGDVYAFVRCIRGGKDVFGRQRSDGFALIIVNRSRYRAYGVKINLQKWGITRVMDVINAGAEFCVREGYLFIDVLPLKGRILVGV, from the coding sequence ATGGAATATCTTTGGATTTATCATGACTCACACGATATCGCTTACAGGCAGCCGTTTGGTGCAGTGACCTGTGAGGAGACGGTTACTTTACGGTTAAAAGTATGTACCCAGCATGAGGTAGAATCGGTTGTGTTGAGGTTGTGGCAGGATGGCGTAGGGGAAAGGCGTATACCCATGTGGCTTATGTGGAAGCATGAAGGTCAATACGTGTATGAGGTAGAATTGAGAAGCCCCGAAGTCCCGGGGCTTCTGTGGTATTATTTTATAGTTGAAACCAACAGGAGTTTATATTATTATGGCTGTAAATCCGATGGCCTGGGGGGAGTAGGGCACATCACCGATTACCCACCCTCTTCATACCAGATAACGGTTTATAAAAAGGGGTTTAAGGCCCCTGACTGGTTCAAAGACAGCGTGGTGTACCAGATATTTGTGGATCGATTTTATAATGGAAGCGAAGATGGTCGTCACCTTGTCAATAGGAGTGACTACATCATACATCAGAACTGGTACGAATTGCCCCACTACAAGCCGGATCCGGTCAGCGGTAAGATGCTGTGCAATGACTTCTTTGGGGGGAACCTTCTTGGTGTAATAAAAAAGCTGCCTTACCTTAAGGATTTAGGAGTGAGTGCGCTTTATCTCAACCCTATTTTCGAGGCCTATTCCAACCACAAATATGATGTGGGTAATTACAAGAAAATAGACCCAATGTTTGGAGATGAAGATACATTTCTAGCTCTTTGCCAAAAAGCCAAGGACCTTGGCATATACATCATACTCGATGGGGTATTTAGCCACACCGGTAGCGATAGCATATATTTCAACAAGAATGGTAGGTATCCTACTCTGGGCGCTTATCAGTCCAAGGATTCGCCATATTATCCATGGTATAGGTTTATCCGCCATCCAGATGTGTATGAGTGCTGGTGGGGGATAGACACGCTGCCCAATGTAAATGAGATGGAACCCTCGTACTTGAACTATATCATTTACGATGAAGATGCTGTAGCTAAGTATTGGCTTAAAAAGGGCGCAAAAGGCTGGCGCCTGGATGTGGTGGATGAATTGCCCGATGAGTTTTTAAAGGAGTTTAGGAAGGCTGTAAAAGAAGTGGATCAAGAGGCTGTTATAATTGGGGAAGTATGGGAAGATGCTTCCAGAAAGGTTAGCTATGATAAGAGGAGGGAATATCTACTTGGCGAAGAGCTTGACTCGGTGACCAACTACCCTTTTAGAGATATGGTGATAAGATTTTTCTTAGGTGAATGGGATGCTGCATATTTTAACAGAGCCATTATGAGTCTGTATGAAAACTATCCACTTGAAAGCTTTTATTCGCTCCTAAACCTTGTCGGATCCCATGATGTGCCCAGGATAAAGACCATTTTGGGTGAGGCACCACCGCAACATACCCTTTCACGAGATGAGCAGGCACATTATGTGTTGACCGATGAGCAGGAAAGGTTGGCTATTCAAAGGCTCAAATTGGTATCCCTGCTTCAGATGACTTTTCCGGGGGTGCCCTGCATATATTATGGAGACGAGGTTGGATTGTCGGGTTACAGCGACCCGTTTAACAGGCGCACTTATCCTTGGGGTCGTGAGGATAAGGAACTGCTGGAGTGGTACAGGAAGATTATTGTGCTTAGAAACAGCATGGACGCTTTGAGAACAGGGGAATTTATACCAGTTTATTGTGAAGGGGATGTATATGCCTTTGTTCGCTGTATTAGAGGGGGTAAGGATGTATTTGGGCGACAACGCAGCGACGGCTTTGCGCTCATAATCGTAAACCGAAGCCGGTACAGGGCTTACGGTGTGAAGATTAACTTGCAGAAATGGGGTATAACCAGGGTTATGGATGTGATAAATGCTGGTGCAGAATTTTGTGTGAGAGAAGGATACCTATTCATTGATGTGCTGCCTCTTAAAGGCAGGATTTTGGTTGGTGTCTAA
- a CDS encoding site-specific DNA-methyltransferase: MSDVRMKKVSTKTSAFGTPGRFNHDSSEFYSSRLYQNIKISKNIKFIENPIPKERLNKIYCKSSESMDEIPDYSVHLMVTSPPYNVKKEYDEDLTLDEYRELLRRVFKETYKKYVGLAEKRIKSYSQQMHLFDDYIVD, from the coding sequence ATGAGTGATGTTAGAATGAAAAAGGTTTCTACTAAGACAAGTGCATTTGGCACCCCCGGCAGGTTCAATCATGACTCATCGGAGTTTTATAGCAGTAGGCTTTATCAAAATATAAAAATATCTAAGAATATTAAGTTTATAGAAAATCCTATACCCAAGGAAAGATTAAATAAAATATACTGTAAATCAAGTGAGTCAATGGATGAGATTCCAGATTATAGTGTACATTTAATGGTTACTTCTCCTCCATATAATGTAAAAAAAGAATATGATGAGGATTTAACATTGGATGAATACAGAGAATTGCTTAGAAGGGTGTTCAAAGAGACATACAAAAAATATGTCGGATTGGCTGAAAAAAGGATTAAGTCTTATTCACAACAAATGCATTTGTTTGATGATTACATTGTGGACTAG
- the glgA gene encoding glycogen synthase GlgA, translating to MLKVLFAASEAAPFVKTGGLGEVIGSLPIALRYQGVDARVILPKYKAISPNLKEKIRHIKHIYVRLGWRNQYCGIEETEYKGVPVYFIDNEYYFGRDGIYGYSDDEVERFAFFCRSVLEVLPHIDFMPDVIHCHDWQTGAIPVLLEAHYRYNDFYKDIRTLFTIHNLRYQGIYDRKVLGDLLDLGDDYFTPDKLEFYGNVNMLKAGLVYADLISTVSPTYAQEIQMPFFGEKLDGLLRARSHQLFGILNGVDYEEYNPATDPLIFRNYDQDRLEHKVENKLRLQEQLKLEVREDVPMIGIIVRLVAQKGLDLIAHVLDEILAMDVQLVVLGNGEWQYENMFKNAAARYPTKVSANIFYDNTLAHRIYAASDLFLMPSLYEPCGLAQLFSMRYGTIPIVRETGGLRDTVQPYNEFTGEGNGFSFTNYNAHDMLYTIKRAVNFYYDKEVWYALMRRAMQCDYSWNRSAKEYIELYQRLKAGQY from the coding sequence TTGCTGAAAGTTTTGTTTGCCGCTTCAGAAGCAGCGCCATTTGTAAAAACAGGGGGATTGGGCGAGGTAATCGGCTCTCTACCAATTGCTCTGCGATATCAAGGAGTAGATGCCAGGGTTATTCTGCCAAAATACAAGGCCATTTCACCAAACCTGAAAGAGAAAATAAGGCATATAAAGCATATATATGTCAGGTTGGGCTGGAGAAATCAGTATTGCGGGATTGAGGAAACGGAATATAAAGGGGTGCCTGTGTATTTCATTGACAATGAGTATTATTTCGGGCGCGATGGGATATATGGTTATTCAGATGATGAGGTAGAACGATTTGCATTTTTTTGCCGAAGCGTGCTTGAGGTACTTCCACATATCGATTTTATGCCCGATGTGATACACTGCCATGACTGGCAGACAGGTGCAATACCTGTATTGTTGGAAGCCCATTATCGGTATAATGATTTTTATAAGGATATTCGTACCCTGTTTACCATTCACAATCTTCGATATCAGGGTATTTACGACAGGAAGGTTTTGGGTGACTTGTTGGACCTGGGCGATGATTATTTTACGCCTGACAAATTAGAATTTTATGGTAATGTAAACATGTTGAAAGCCGGCCTTGTATACGCAGACCTCATAAGTACTGTCAGCCCTACCTATGCTCAAGAAATACAGATGCCGTTTTTTGGGGAAAAACTTGACGGATTGTTGCGTGCAAGGAGTCATCAACTGTTTGGTATATTAAACGGAGTGGACTATGAAGAGTACAATCCTGCTACTGATCCGCTCATATTCAGAAACTATGACCAGGACCGCCTTGAGCACAAGGTGGAGAACAAGCTGAGGCTTCAGGAGCAGCTGAAGCTTGAGGTTCGAGAGGATGTACCCATGATAGGTATAATAGTTAGGTTGGTGGCGCAAAAAGGCTTGGACCTCATAGCTCATGTACTGGACGAGATACTTGCTATGGATGTACAGTTGGTGGTGTTGGGGAACGGAGAGTGGCAGTACGAAAACATGTTTAAAAATGCGGCTGCCCGTTATCCTACAAAGGTTTCGGCTAATATCTTCTATGATAATACCCTGGCGCATCGCATATATGCTGCCTCCGATTTATTTCTCATGCCGTCACTGTATGAGCCATGCGGATTGGCGCAGCTTTTTAGCATGAGGTACGGTACTATCCCTATTGTGAGGGAGACTGGTGGGCTTAGGGATACCGTGCAGCCGTATAATGAGTTTACCGGTGAGGGAAATGGTTTTAGCTTTACTAACTACAACGCCCATGACATGCTATATACCATAAAGAGAGCTGTAAATTTCTATTACGACAAAGAGGTATGGTATGCCTTGATGAGAAGGGCTATGCAATGCGATTACAGTTGGAATCGTTCTGCAAAAGAATATATAGAGCTGTATCAGCGTTTAAAGGCGGGACAGTATTGA
- a CDS encoding Rne/Rng family ribonuclease — MDNTIGAGKRMMGVGKQIVVDIRYDQTRVAVLEDGDLVEFYMEDDEKQGLVGNIYRGRVVNVLPGMHAAFVDIGLEKNAFLYAGDINIDNTVFDFKDKSNGKEVKNISLRDIVREGQEITVQILKEPMGTKGARVTTHITLPGRYVVLMPTLNYVGVSRRIEDEEERQRLRKVAEAIKPQNMGVIVRTAAKGKQAEDLMPDIEVLCKLWEGIREREKQGEVPRLLHKDESLLYRTVRDIFSADVDRLVINDYHHYQKVVELVKVVSPSLVDRVEYFDAQRNLFEIYGIEAKIEKAIQKKVWLKSGGYIVIDVTEALTVIDVNTGKFVGNASLEDTAFKTNLEAAEEIAHQIRLRDIGGIIIIDFIDMEEDEHKKKVLEVLEQALKKDRTRTNLVGLTGLGLVELTRKKVRPRLSTAFLKPCPYCNGTGRVYSESTVIAKIEKELEKLFSVNEAWGALVEVHPSVANAWMEDKQALEQLETTLKKKICIRADESIHVEDSRIKLLKGPGDLEKVVRFS; from the coding sequence ATGGATAACACCATTGGAGCTGGGAAGAGGATGATGGGCGTGGGGAAACAGATTGTGGTGGATATTCGATATGACCAGACACGGGTTGCGGTACTGGAGGACGGAGACCTTGTGGAGTTTTATATGGAGGATGATGAAAAGCAGGGGCTGGTGGGCAATATATACCGTGGGCGTGTGGTTAATGTCCTGCCAGGAATGCACGCCGCCTTTGTGGATATAGGGCTGGAGAAGAATGCTTTTCTGTATGCAGGAGATATAAACATCGACAATACGGTATTTGACTTTAAGGATAAAAGCAATGGCAAAGAGGTCAAAAACATCTCCCTGCGTGATATCGTAAGGGAAGGGCAGGAGATCACCGTTCAAATTTTAAAGGAGCCCATGGGAACCAAGGGTGCTAGAGTCACCACCCATATAACCTTGCCGGGCAGATATGTCGTGCTCATGCCGACCTTGAACTATGTAGGTGTCTCCAGGAGGATAGAGGATGAAGAGGAACGTCAGCGTTTAAGGAAAGTCGCTGAGGCCATTAAGCCTCAAAATATGGGAGTTATAGTGAGGACAGCGGCCAAGGGTAAGCAAGCTGAAGACCTTATGCCTGATATAGAAGTATTGTGTAAGCTATGGGAAGGAATAAGGGAAAGGGAAAAACAGGGTGAAGTGCCACGGCTGTTGCATAAGGATGAGAGTTTACTGTACCGCACTGTACGTGACATCTTCTCTGCTGATGTGGACAGGCTGGTCATAAATGACTATCATCATTATCAAAAAGTAGTTGAGCTTGTTAAGGTTGTCTCGCCTTCACTGGTTGACAGGGTGGAGTATTTCGATGCTCAGAGAAACTTGTTTGAGATTTACGGCATTGAAGCAAAGATTGAAAAAGCCATACAAAAGAAGGTATGGCTTAAGAGCGGCGGCTATATTGTAATAGATGTGACAGAGGCACTGACGGTTATAGACGTGAATACCGGCAAGTTTGTTGGTAACGCCAGTTTGGAGGACACCGCCTTTAAGACTAATTTGGAGGCAGCAGAGGAGATCGCACATCAGATACGCTTGCGCGACATAGGTGGCATTATCATCATAGATTTTATTGACATGGAAGAAGATGAGCACAAGAAAAAGGTGTTAGAGGTGTTAGAACAGGCTTTAAAAAAAGACCGTACCAGGACTAATCTGGTAGGGTTAACGGGGCTGGGATTGGTAGAGTTGACCCGGAAAAAAGTGCGTCCCAGGCTCTCTACCGCTTTTTTAAAACCCTGTCCTTACTGCAATGGAACAGGGAGAGTGTATTCGGAATCCACCGTGATAGCCAAAATAGAAAAGGAGCTGGAGAAGCTGTTTAGCGTAAATGAGGCTTGGGGTGCTTTGGTAGAGGTACATCCCAGCGTGGCCAATGCGTGGATGGAAGACAAACAGGCTTTGGAACAGCTTGAAACTACGCTTAAGAAGAAGATATGCATCCGGGCTGATGAAAGCATTCATGTTGAAGATAGCAGGATTAAGCTGCTCAAAGGGCCGGGGGATTTGGAGAAGGTTGTTCGCTTTTCATGA